The DNA sequence ATATATTCAATGTTGAAACAATCTTTTTAAAACAGGAATATCCTGTTCGCATAAACTACATAGTGAGAGACAACTTTTATTGTTAATGGATTGTTCTAAATAGAAGAGAAAGGtccaaacaaataaaagaatcaGCATAAGGGGGTCatacaaacaaattaaaaactttCCTTTAAGCTTTGAAATATGTTCCTCTAACCTGTGACATTGAGCTTCATAATTATTATTGGCTTCGTTTGCTTTTGCTAGTTCATTATCACACAATTGAGTCTTCGATAGTGGATCTACTTCAACAGCATTAACATTTTCATCAAGAAGTCCAAGTTCAGTTTCTACCTATATAAGAAGGAGACATGAAACAGAAATATGGAAAAGTAAGGTGCTATTTCCAGTGAGACtacatttatttgatattatcaCTAAGTGCCATCCACACAAacgtaattataaaatatactttataaACTTTGACACGGAGGTAAATTACAATGTAGTCAAAGTTCAAAACATATCACCTCGTTATTGTGTTTGATGCTGTCATTCTTTAACGACTTTTTCCTATTAATGCGATGTTGATTGTTATTCTTCATCCCAAGATTCTGCTAAATCAAAgaaagaatattaatatttccGTCATCAGAACGTTATCACGTCATTAATGAAAAAGAGCACTAACTTTTGATGACTTCAGATCATCGTGAACAGGTGAAGATTTCCTGTTTAACTTCGAAACCTGATTTCTCTTTTGTTCCTTAATCAACTTCAATTCTTCTTCTAGGGCTTGGGCTTTTGTTTGGAACTCAGCTTTTTCCTGTTCAAGAAGTTGTATGGTCTGTTGATGCTGCCTGTTTATTCTTCTGCTGTGACTGAGCTCAGTATCCTGGACAAATCTTGTTTCTTCGAGTCTTTCTTTCTcagatttaaaatcattgagCTCGTTCTTTAGAGCTATATTCTCATTTTCAAGTTGATGGTTCTGCTGCAATTGAACCTTTAAATTTCCAGATTCGTCCATGATTTGTTGTCTTTCATATTCAGTGACTGTAAGTTTTAATTCAAGAGCATTTATAGTACTTTTGAATTTTAGCTCTCTTGATTTGCAGTCTTCCACCAGCTTCAACAATTTTTCATGTTCAGTCGTCAGCATTTCCACTTTAATTTTGTATTCAGCAACTTGAGTTGTTACGTCTTTCAGCTTTTGTTCATATTGAGACTGCAGCGCATCAACCTCATTCTGAGCCAAAATCACTTTAGATTGAGCTTCCTCAGAAGCAGATTCCAGTTTGGCTTTATCAGCGCGTAATGTGGATACTTCAAGTAAAGCGTTAGAAGCTATTTTCTCCTTTTCATCATATGCTGCCGAAAGTTTCAAACGGAGGTTCTCAACTTCTAGTTCTAGGTTTTGAGTTTCTACCATCTTCTCCATTTGCATCTGATTCAGTAAGACTTCACCCTGCTCCATCTGTTTCCTATTTTCATCAAAAAGAACATCTATATCTGAAATCAGATGTTTCACTTTTGATGCAATATCTTCCTGCATTAAAGTGAAGCTCTGTTCCAGGTGTTCAACTCTTTCAGAGCACTTAGCGAATCTTTCATCTGATTCCCTTAATCTGGCTTCCATAAGGGAGcaattttcctcttccttcaaTTTTTCCTTCCTAAAATCTCCATTTACCTTCTTGACAAAACTGCATTCTTCTGCAAGATTTTCTATGGTATTTTGTAAATTCTGGTTTGCTACTCTTAGATATTCACATTCTTCTTGTGCTTCTGTCCAGCGAAATTGtgtaaactttaatttttgctCTAAGTCTTCTGTTGAAGAATCTATCTGAGTCTGCATCTCCATAATCTTCTCTTGAAGCCTTGCAGCTTTAGATCTGGAGTTCTCTAGTTCTGTTAAATGAAACTCTCGTTCATTTGTCAAATCTCTCAACTGAGCTTCTAAAACAGAAATGCGCATTGACAATTGTTGCCTTTCCTGTTCTATGTCTGATATGATGAGCTCCAATTCAtgcttattttcttttttcatggCCGCCATTTGTTTCTCTTGTTGACTGTGTTCTTGTTCAAGATGATAAACCTTGGCTTCTATCTCATTCAGTAGCTTTTGCAGAACCCCGatctccttttctttgtatGATAAATTAGCCACAAGATTTCCTATCTCAGATGATTTATTAGTTAGTTCCTTATTCAAATCTGTGATTCGGACTTCTAGAGCTAATTTTGAAGTCTCGAGCTCTTGAATTGAAATGTGATCATTATCACTAATCTTGATGTTGTTTTCCCCTTGGACCATGTCTCCTGAATGGAATATTCGAAATAAATTGTTGCTTACCTCAGATCCAAAGCAAGTAGAACATTGATCTTTGACCTTGTTTGACAAAAGGTCTTGAGATGCTCCACCATCTTTCAAACTTTTGTTTGCTTCTTTTAGCTTGAATAAGAGGTCAAGGTTTTCTTCTGTCAGTTCATTGCAGTCCACCTCAAGTTCCTGAACTTTCTCTTTCAGAAATTCAATTTCTCTTAAAAGATCTGCATCACCTAAATTTTTGGACCCAGTCTCCACATTACAACTTTCTGGGACAGATTCAGATAGCTTTGCTTTCGAActtaatatttctttatctttagCGGCTAATTTTCCTTCATATTCCATTTCAATATCTGGAAGGGTTTTGTTATATTGAATCTTCGAATGTTCAGTATCTCGTATTGTGTCCCCCAAGGCACCTTCCAGCTCTTGCACCTTGACTAGCAGATTTTTCTTCGACTCCTCCAGTTGTTCTAGCTGTTGCATTAACCGCTTGTTTTCTTCTGTACTTATTTGGAAAGATTTGTCCAGATCACTGAATTTTGAGGGTAATAATGAAAGGGTTTCTATCTCAATTTTCTGCTGTTCTATGGTCTCTTCCAGCTCCTGGAGAACAGAAACGAGCTCCAGATTTGCTTCTTGGCTCCTCTTCAGTTGCAAAGACAAGTTGGCATTTGATTCTTTTTCGAACTTCAATTCCTCCTTTAGAGCATTCTCAATTTCTGAAAAACATTCACCTTCAGATAGTGAATCTTCCGATGCTCGCTGTCTCGCTCTTGGATCCTCAAACGACAATTTTAACTGATCAACTTCTTTTTTCAAACTATCACGCTCTACGTGGGCCGCTGAAAGTTCCGTTTTTATACCTGCCAGATTTTCGTATTGATCTGAGAATTCTTTCCTCAACACGTCTAAATCACCCATTAGCTTTCGGGCATTCATTTCCCACATCTTCGCTTCTGCCCGTAGCTCTTCAGTTGTGTCTTCTGCAGGTTCCAGACGATTATTGGAAGCATTTGTCGATTTAGAATACAATGAACCAATCTCTTGTATATTCTGGGAAACAAATGACGAATCATTTGACTGAGAAGAATTTACAGGGTAATCGTGATGAGATACACTTTTCTGGGAGCTGGCTGAACCTTGTATTCCAGTCGGGCTCTGCCCGTCACTGATACTAGAGGAAATATTTTCCCTTCCTGTGGAACCCTCAGTTGAGTAATGGCTGCAGTTTGATACAGATCCGGAGAAGCTTGTTGCCTGCAGACAAAGTGCCAGTGCAAGACGTCATTATCATGATAATGGCAGGCCAATAGTAAATTACGCCACATCTGAAACATAAGCAAGCCGATGGCTCCACTACATAAAGACATTATTTTGCTTCCTGGACCGTGATAGAAGAGAACTCTGTACAATAGACGACTTTAACATACCCGTTAAGATGAAATGCAGTTAACATCTCCACGTAAAAATCTCACTAAATTACTATGTTAAAAACGCATTGGAATTGGTGGATATTGGCAATGTCTTTTGGTTAAAAAGTTCCATGAAAAAATCTCGTGAATAGTTCCTGGTTCCTCGTACTCCAGGATAACCTAAATTTAAACAGCTAAACTAGAGAATTATTCGAGTCTGAAAAGCTCATcctgataattgattattaagaACAGACTTATATTTAACCTATATGCATGTCTGGGAGGAAATCTATAACCATTTAGACAACAGAACAGATATGTTTATGGAcggaaaataatgtaattttaccCTTGTCTCAATTTCTCCGGGGGATAAGGTAGAATCAAAATCTTCAACAGAGGAAGATTCAACACTCTGGATATTTGAACAATCAGATTCATTGGACTTGATAGGCAgatcataattattttcattgatgGCCTTCAAATGGAAATTTGTCTCTTGATCCCTGGAAAAAGTCTAGGAGATAAATACTCTCTAGAATAATTGACATTATAATACACACGAAAATACTAGCCTCCACCAATACAAACCTATGTTTCGTTCTTGGTGTCAGACACTGCACAGTTACCTGCAAAATCCACAGCCACTGAATTCCCAATTCTAAGTTCAATAACTTTTTCTGTAACAGATTTATAGTAATAGgaagaatataattttacactttctttttttaaaatacaataactaaaataacttattttattaatatattaacaataataacaaaataatttaatttatatatatatatatatatatatatatatatattataaaaacagtcgataagtagttttttttttaaaagaagatATCAATATAAAATTACTCATTCTCGTGACAATAGCCCACAGTTTGTCTCTATATTAGGAGAGAAGAATCACAGTGAGTTCTGCTTGGATGAGCAAAAGATGAACCAAAGAAAACGGGTCCTCGACAAGGTAGGGCAATGGGTATACTATCTTTTGTCATACTGATGGTTATAACGAAAAAGTAAACCACGTGTTTTTGAAGTGAAGAACTGGGCTGTTGTCTTGTAAgaggaaaaaaatgagaaaacacATGTGATAGTAGTACTCTTATGGGGCCAAAATCTTCATAAATAAGATTTAAGTCTCGTGCACCAATCAATCGATTAAGAAAAGTTGAATGAAAATTAAGTTCAAAAAACGACTCAAAAGCAATACCATCATCATCGTGTGTAAAGAAAACGAAAAGAAATTTGTCACAAAGGAATAATCCATTTGCAAGAAGAGAAGACATTATTTCCCTGTGATATACTGTTTGTCCAAAACTACATAATAcgaaatagttaaattaaaaaaatgtgagaaggacaatttgacatatttataagcaacaaaatttttatttgtttattcaaTTGCATAAACAAAATATTCCAGATTTCTAGTTCTATTTGTCCCTTTAATTTCAGAAAAATCAACTTTGAATTTAATCCAAAATGCACATAATcattcatgaaataaaaaagcaGCCCTTCTTGCTTTCTACAACCAGTAACGAGATATAACTTCAGTTGTATGACTCACTTGCAAAGTTGTCCCATGGTTGCACTTATTCAGTGGGATTGAAAGTGGAATAGCAGCATCTGAACTCATATAGCTAGTCAAACTAACAGTGGCCTCCCCCAGGATGCCAGATCTTGATGACCCCTGTTAGGTGATAATGATTATTTATACAGTAATCTAATCCAAACAGAAATTTCaagcaaataaaaataaagaaacagaaTGTGCATAGCAGCAACAGTGATAATACCATTGCAACAATAAGCTTGAGGACAGAATCATCAATCTCCTTCGAGGAATTATCTCTCGAAACCCATATAGATTCTGAAAAGTTATCTGACCATTGACAACCTCCATTACGCACTGGCACTTTGCTCGACTTTGCAATTGTTTTGCCATTTTCTACGGAGACAACAGAAACAAACAGCTTGTCCCACCCTTTGGGTACCTGTTAAACATTAAATTCACCTTTCGTTACTGACCATACGCTTTTTTATGGCTCCTTAAACAACATCTGAAAATTCAAAGCTTTTGGatatataattctaaaaataattttttgcaaTTATTGTCGGAATGATATAATATTGATAGTACCTCCTGGACTTTAAATATTAGCACAAGTCATTTGATTTTAAGATTTGGCTCTTGATTTATCCTCGTGGTAAAACATACCTGTAGTACTGTTCTACATTCCACGAGAACAGAAACTACAAGCAAAAAATTTGGCTATACTTCTGTACATTCCCGCTACGCTGTTatctaattaaaattgaaatttcgttttgataatttacaaaaaagttTTAAGGTAAACTTTTATTAAGATTACTTCTGAATAAAGAACTACACAAACATTACCGAAGTAAATACATCTAAGTTTTATCAAAACCACAAACCTAATGCAGCTACCTATTCATAACAAGACAAAAGCTAGTGATACACTTTGTCATTAGCTGAAATTTACCAGAAAATACAAAACTGGGAGATCTCACTTCTTCTTAACCACCTATAGCTGGACTTCATTAACTCTCAGACATGTTCTGAATCCGCTCGGTGATTCTCTTTCCAAAACACGAAGCACTTCATATAACTAATttccattttaaaataaaatcacatctCTATATCAACATCTGCTAGTATTTCCTAATTAGGACCAAGGATTTTTGCATATTGCATTGCACCTACGAATTATCAAAGCGGATCAATAATTTCGAAGACGGAGCACATTAAGCAAAAGCGAAACACAGATAGACACTACACTAGTCACATTGATTGTCGTAAAACGAAACGACAGATTAAAAAGCGAAAtcgaaaaaagagaaaatagcGAAGACACGAACCTGCAGCGCCTTGAGGTGAGAGATTCTGAACTCAATTTTATCCCCTGATTTCGCCGCCCTGTGCTTATGCAACCTAAacattctcttttctctttctcacCTCACTATGTTTCTGTGTGCGAGTGTGTTGTGGCGCGTTCTTTCTCAATCACTAACTCACTCTCGACAACTACCAAATATCGCTATATTCATGATTTCATCAGCTTCTCCGCAACCACCATCACCAACCGGCGAAAGAGacgaagaaagagagagaaagagcgTTAGCTCAGTGGTCATTGTTGTGAAAGGTGTTATTTTATTGTTCCTTCAAACCATCGCGCATAGAGAGAAACGGAAACGAAAACCACAGAAAACAAACAACCAACTGACAGAAGCGCTTTGgcttttttttatcatactgGTTTGAGTAAAATTTCCggatacaattaaatttaaaaaaaaaaaattgcataaattagaataaaagaaTCATACATGTCAAATTCAAAGcacaatttattcatttatgtaAGTCTTTTAAAAATCAGCCATATCCATAAATTTATATCCTTTCATGTCCCATGTGAGTAGCATCCAGTGTAGTGAAACAGCGAGAGAAAACGGTTACGAtccaatctttttcttttctttttcttattctgCCCTCTCTTTTTCTAACGATTCGATTCTATTGGCTGACGTGGCACACGGTGGTTGGCCAAGCACGAAAGGCGTTGCAACTTATATTACCGCTGCAACCACTGGAAGCAAAGACGCAGTAgcaaacaaaaatattacagCCTGTGTTCCCAAGGATcttaataatagaataatttgaaattcaagGTATTTAAAGAAGAATTGTTATTAACAAATACTAACTATTTTTCTtgcttattttttcttttgtttttatctcAATTATTGTTCACCGTAAAactgtaaattttaaaattagtctattttaatttaattttttattttcaaaatatgtgtatttagtcattttaattaaattttattaagtttatttgatgtttcgtacgtgtttcaagattgtatttgaattgtttataatgtttgacacatttttctttaatgttaaatcaaatattattataaaatacgtttcaaatgtcaaataaacttaacaaaatttgattaaaataactaatccgcgtatttcgaaaaataaataactaaattggttcaaaattttgaaattgactaattttaaGATCCACGAaaagttaagagacaaaaatatatttaacaattatcCATTTAACAAATGTATTGGTCTTGTAAAGATAGTAGTATAATAAAAGGAgatttgattaatatatttgaaacgtaaattttatatttttttgccATTGTTCTAAAAACTTGAGAaggttatttttatattattattaaatttaaagtggGACATGAaagagttattttaaaaaatatattcatgataATTTTGATCGACAGCTAATggtgataaaaagtaaaaattttgaTTGATGAGAAAACAATGTCCAAAATTAGTAAACCTAGATGAATCAATGATCACTAGATTAGCAAAAAATTTTGATTTCCCTTATTCGCATCGTGATCTCGTGACATACATGACCATATGGCATAGGGATTAGCACTTTTTGAGGGATAGAAAAAAAGGATTGTggaatattttgaattttttataccAGTTAGTCTTTGTAAGTCTCGCACGGACGGGCTTGTGGGTATATTCTTCATATTTCAATGCGTCTTCcatgataaattaatttagcTTAATTAACAAGTCATTAACATATTAAttgtttcactaaaaaaaataaaaagatcaataatctattcaattttttatataaaaaaaattataatttgatataaaagttttaattttaataattgttaataGTTGAAGAAATTGAACATATATATTTGATCTTAGTTGtctttaataattttcatatgTTAAAACCCATTTAACTTCTTTAAGAGAATAtgttttgatttttaacaataataacccacgtttattaaagaaaaaattaacattaactaACTTGGAGAAGGACTCTTTGtacttttaatttgtaaatttgaaatgattcattcaaatttatttgcatattaattttaatttattaaagaaaaaattaacattaactaTCTCCGGATCATACTCATCCTCcttctatttctcttctttactctttctcttcctccaccacctcctctTCCACCTCCTTATCTAACTCCTGCAACCATTACCACCGGCATCGCTACATACGCGTCACTAACAATTATCAGTGTCATCGATGCACATTACTGGTGTATGTCACCGCTGTCGCATCATCTCCTTCTCCTCTATCTCATCCTCTTCCAGctcctcttcctcctcctcctcctcatcctcctcttcttttcttatcttcttattCCCACACATCTTCCTTAATATAAAAACTCCACTAGATTATGTAAGAAATTTGCCACTCAATTGCCAACAGATGTACCAATGAAAATattcatcaataataaaaattgaaatttaccGACAAACAACTCTAATGACTTCTGTCATCATTAATTGTGATGATAAGTTACCAACGAAAATATtagtcaataataataataataattgtaatttacCGATAAATATTTTTGGTAGATTTTACAAACGAATTTCGTAATGATGAAAGTATccattgataaattaaaatgtgaaaCTCATCGAAAAATTTGTTAGTAAATATGAGTTtatccatatatttgttatcatCAACTATAAttccatcaataattaaaaaaaaatcttgcaAGGAGACATGTATTTAATTACTtcaagtaataataaaatttaaataaaattaaaaaaaaaataacacttttatatttagattgtaattttgttattaaattataataaaaatattgaactaaaatgaatatttatctttcaaatttatatattatatatatatataaaataaatttgatgtaTATTTAATAGATGTAGAATCTACATGGTATCgtaaataatatatgtatgcATTTGTGAAATTAATAAGGAAGAGTTTACGGCACATTATGTGGTAGGTTTGCATTAGGTCAAATGGTTGGTTTTGGCAGGATACACTTACTAGTCACCGATCACCAACTCTTCCCTAAATCAGTAACAAGGAACTTTTTTATTCTCCTAACTTTTACTTACTATTAAGACACAGTTTCAGATTTTAAATTCGTTGGTTGAATTCAGTGTACTGTTTTGTGATGTGTTCACACCATTAGTCTCGTGGGAGAAGGAAGAGGGACCCAAGTGCTCAGAAAATGAAGTAAAACGCAAGCCAATTTTATGGTCTATGAATGAAGGGTACATATGAgtggagaaaaaaattatctgaTAATAGCAACAAAAGAGAACAATAATTCAGATCCaccaaatattttaatcaagtcCTTCATCCAACACAATTCTTGATTTTTAAAATGTCCACCAAACTAATCTGTCGTTAAATAATGATGAACTTTTCAgaagttttgttgttcattgAAAATTCAGTTTGTGAAATGCTCCTTGGACGTATATTATGAATTGCtttgtaagaaaattaaataagactcaaagtattgttttaattttttatgtaatattaattaatttttctgttTATATTTCGTTACTAGCTACTAATTTTGTTAAGGCAAGATTattgtttctttctttatatttgAAGATGGATTTGGGAAacagaaaattaagaaaataaggaagaaactaagaaaataaaaaagtaatatgaGGGTAacgtttaaaattaaatcaattcaaaatttaagtgtacaatataaacatttatatgaaatttaagTAACGCTAtctttgtaagttttttttttttatttcttaggcaaaaacttattttaattaaaagtaagaagacaattaaataaagaaagttggctatataaaaaaagttactgTTAGAGTTAGGCTaccatttatttgtttataaaatgcTTTTATTTTACGTTTCTAGAAGCTGTCCTTTAACTTTtggaaaaaggtatttaaaacaattttaaaattttgtatatactTAATTAGTGTGATATAAGGTAAACAATCACTTAAATCAACGCTTACTGCTATCATTCTTTCAATAATAGGAATAAGATTCCAATacaattttatacatatatcaaaggataaaagaaatgttttgttaataaataatgcattatattattaaataatttatacattgattattttattttttactcctTCACTTATTGACTtagtaaataaatagaattacaAAACTCTAATAAaggcaatatatatatatatatatatatatatatatatatatatatatatatatatatatatatcacattttAATATTGGTAAGATAATGAGTTGAATgaagatttaaaataatgataagtTAAGTAGCTAAAGTATGGTGAAAAAGATTAAGGGGCtaagaaatattacaaaaaagaaatttcagtctaatttaaaataatattaggcTCCAACTAATTccaattaaaatagataatattatttaagaaaataaatttctttttgtatccttttatttacaattttaacgCTGATCTACTAtgtgaaatttgattttatatttttattccactgaaataacattaaaaaaaaagcaaaattaaCCTATGAAAACTAAATGAAAGGTAAAAGCtcaatttttctaaaagaaaaaaagaagaagatatgTTTGGACCAATGGGTATACTTAGAAACTACTTTTCGTATATAatcagttttatttattttttaaatatagaaactAACAAGTAATAGGTATTAacaataaattgaattaaatgcATTAAATCAATCCCTAGAAATGTACCCCTACTAGATTCCTTCCTATAATCGTACCGTATACCGTATTGGCATTTAGGACCCATAGCCATTCTTTATACGAACTCAGTTTTGTAACATCCGATAGAAAAAACACTTATATACGAATTCAAAtgctaaaaaaattatgaaatactATGAAATCATGAAAAgagaaactaaaaattataacaaaaacaggcatttaaatgtttcaaaagacatatttttaaaataacatgcTTTTAAGAGATAGTGATATAATGTGTTTACATAAGTCACTTTAGGagggtaattatttttttttaagaatttgaaatattttatgataaaatatgttatttggataagaattttaaaacaaattaaattatagaatTTCATTAGGAAAATTGAATTGCttgaaattaaagaatttcaaatttcaaaaaaaaaaaattgaaattcttcATATTCAAAATATGACTCTTTCTGGTTTGAGTCAATATAAAACTGTTCTCATTTGACTTCATATGAATTTGGATAAACTTAGCATAACCTGACGTGAGATTGATCCAACTTAGTTTGACATGACCTTGATTCAATGTCATCACCAACTTGGACCAAATTTAACTTGGCCAAATCTGACCTGATTTGTCTCAATACTATCAGGACCTAACCCAATCGACCTGGACTCAACCGATTGAACGTGATCCCACTCCTGACTTAGTTTGACTATGCTCAACCAGCTCGGATCGACTTGACTTAGATCTAGGTCAACCCAACTTGACTAATCCTGAACCAACTCGGCTTGACAATGGCTAGGGTCAACTTGGGTTAACAAGTTGGTCTAAACTGACTTAACTCAACTAGCTAAGATTGACCTAACTTCAGTTAGGTCTAGGTCAACTCAACTCAGCTAATCCTAGATCAGCTAAGCTTGACCTATGCTAGCCCAACTCAACTTGACATGATTTTCATCAAGGTAGCCCAACCTGGTCTTCATCAAACTAAGACGTAACTAGGCTTAGCCCAACTTGGCTCATATGGGTTGGCCTTGACTTAGATGAATTATGGTCTACCTTCAACTTGACCTAGCCCAACTCAGTTCAACTAGGATCCGAACTCAACTCGACCTGGGCCCAAGTAAACTTAGTTCAACAATCTAGGCCTAACCTAACTTGACTAAATGTGGATCTGCCTCGAGTTTGATGAACCTAACTCACCATAGCTCAATTaagtatatatttgttttcactCGACTCAACCTAGTCTGAAACTGACTTAACTTATCTTGAACCCGAATCAACTTGACTTAACTTAGATCTAAAGAAATTTGGCTCGATCTAAGCTTGAATCGACTCAACTCAATCGTAGTATAGACGAACTAAACTTGATCTTAGTTTAGGATAACCCAACTCGACTTGTACCCGTTCCAACTTGATTCAACTTAGACCTAAGTCAATTTGATTTAACCTATCCAAGCATAGTTAAATTTGGACTGAAGCCAATACTGCTTTGAGACATAAGCTTAAGCTAAGCCCAAACCAAATCAACTTGATTTGACTTTGACCCAATTAACTCAGTCCAATCTTTCGTAAGcacaaatttgttaaattgaAATACCGtatctaaacaaaaaaaattaaaattgtcatAATCCATGCGAAACTAATCCATACAAAACGTTGAAAactgaaataatttaaaataagctgaattcaaaattaatatatttgaatgtcttagaaattataaatttccCTCACCAAACACAAGGTAAGTCTTTTTAAAATTCCAAGTAATTGGACTGCAGTTcaataaataaagattaatacaaaaaattgcgaaaattgaaaacaaaatctgATGACCGAGACTTTTCTACACTAGTTCTTCACTTagtaattcaattaaaattctttacaACATTTTGAAGAATGTGAACAATTTGGCTACTGAAAATAATTGTTGTCTAATACATATTTACTTGATACGTTGTGGTATGTGAACTAGcaaaaaatgagaaaatcaTCAAAAAGAATTTTATATGCTGATAGTTATAAGAAATTTTGCAGCTAATGGAAAGATGTAAATGTTGACTATTTCAACCGTTGGCTCAGTTTCATGTACAG is a window from the Vigna unguiculata cultivar IT97K-499-35 chromosome 7, ASM411807v1, whole genome shotgun sequence genome containing:
- the LOC114191850 gene encoding myosin-11-like isoform X2, whose translation is MFRLHKHRAAKSGDKIEFRISHLKALQVPKGWDKLFVSVVSVENGKTIAKSSKVPVRNGGCQWSDNFSESIWVSRDNSSKEIDDSVLKLIVAMGSSRSGILGEATVSLTSYMSSDAAIPLSIPLNKCNHGTTLQVTVQCLTPRTKHRDQETNFHLKAINENNYDLPIKSNESDCSNIQSVESSSVEDFDSTLSPGEIETRATSFSGSVSNCSHYSTEGSTGRENISSSISDGQSPTGIQGSASSQKSVSHHDYPVNSSQSNDSSFVSQNIQEIGSLYSKSTNASNNRLEPAEDTTEELRAEAKMWEMNARKLMGDLDVLRKEFSDQYENLAGIKTELSAAHVERDSLKKEVDQLKLSFEDPRARQRASEDSLSEGECFSEIENALKEELKFEKESNANLSLQLKRSQEANLELVSVLQELEETIEQQKIEIETLSLLPSKFSDLDKSFQISTEENKRLMQQLEQLEESKKNLLVKVQELEGALGDTIRDTEHSKIQYNKTLPDIEMEYEGKLAAKDKEILSSKAKLSESVPESCNVETGSKNLGDADLLREIEFLKEKVQELEVDCNELTEENLDLLFKLKEANKSLKDGGASQDLLSNKVKDQCSTCFGSEVSNNLFRIFHSGDMVQGENNIKISDNDHISIQELETSKLALEVRITDLNKELTNKSSEIGNLVANLSYKEKEIGVLQKLLNEIEAKVYHLEQEHSQQEKQMAAMKKENKHELELIISDIEQERQQLSMRISVLEAQLRDLTNEREFHLTELENSRSKAARLQEKIMEMQTQIDSSTEDLEQKLKFTQFRWTEAQEECEYLRVANQNLQNTIENLAEECSFVKKVNGDFRKEKLKEEENCSLMEARLRESDERFAKCSERVEHLEQSFTLMQEDIASKVKHLISDIDVLFDENRKQMEQGEVLLNQMQMEKMVETQNLELEVENLRLKLSAAYDEKEKIASNALLEVSTLRADKAKLESASEEAQSKVILAQNEVDALQSQYEQKLKDVTTQVAEYKIKVEMLTTEHEKLLKLVEDCKSRELKFKSTINALELKLTVTEYERQQIMDESGNLKVQLQQNHQLENENIALKNELNDFKSEKERLEETRFVQDTELSHSRRINRQHQQTIQLLEQEKAEFQTKAQALEEELKLIKEQKRNQVSKLNRKSSPVHDDLKSSKNLGMKNNNQHRINRKKSLKNDSIKHNNEITI